In the Endozoicomonas sp. SCSIO W0465 genome, TAAACGCTGCTACAACTCGAACGGCTGATGTTTTTTTGAACAAACATGGCCTGCCAAATCGTAGCAGCGTATTTTTCTGCATTGATATTGCGTCCCGCCATGGCTTTATGTCAAAAAACATAACGATTTACCTGACACCAGGCGCACCGAACCCTCAACCTCCTTCAGCTGATCCAATAAAACGCCTCCCCAACCGAAATGCTGTGTCTGTTATCCCGGTCTGAGAACTGGAATGGCAGCAAAAGCTTCCGTCACTCGTTGTAGCAACACTTTCATTGGGTTACTGCTGGGCAGATGTAACTTAACTCGGTCTTTATACTCCACCACCTTAACGGCAATTTTGAACAGCTTGGCGATCACTGTTGAAGGCTGAGCCCTCTGCATCTCTGTATCCTTCAATACAGTGGTTCTCATTTCGTAATGCAGAACGTACGCGGCACAGGCGTAGTACATACGCAATGCATTCGCCCGAAAGCTCATATCCGATGTCCGATCACAGGACAGATCATTTTTCAGGTGTTTGATGTAGTTTTCATCCTGTCCTCTGGGACAATAGAACTGCTCATAAATGCACCGGGCCGAGGCATTCTTGATGGAGGTTACAACAAAGCGAGGGTTATCACCCATCTGGTTCACTTCAGCCTTATATATGACACGTGTATCCAGCCCTTTCCAGCTCTTCGCCTGATACTGAAGTGGTTTAATGACTTAGGACACCTCGTTAAGCACAATAGTGCAGTTAGTGACGAGGTAGAAAGTGACAAAGCAGCGTAAAAATTATTCTCCGGAATTCAAGCGTAAAGCCATTGCCATGGTAGTGGAGCAGAAGCAGGCTGTAACAGAGGTTGCCAGAAGTCTTGGTATCAATGATGGCAACCTGAGACGCTGGATACGGGAACAGGATGAAAAAAAGGAAATGTCTTTTCCAGGCAAAGGGCAGCAAGCTTTGACGCCTGATCAGCAGCGAATAAAAGAGCTGGAAGCTGAAAACCGCCAGTTGAAAATGGAACAGGAAATATTAAAAAAGGCGACGGCCTTCTTCGCGAAAGACCTGTTGTAAGATTTGCATTTATACAACAGGAGAAGGAGGCCTATCCGGTGCAGGTGCTCTGTAAAGTAATGCAGGTTGGGCGCAGTGGCTTTTATCGCTGGCAGAATCAACAGGAACATCAGAAGGACTCTCTGGCCAAGCAGTTCCGCCTGGATTCTGATGCACAACAAATTTTTATCGACTCCGATCGCTCATATGGCAGCCGGAGAATGGCAAAAGCCCTGCAAGGCAAGGGTTACAATATTGGCCGCTATCAAGCAGCAACACTGATGAAGCGCTTGGGACTGGTTGTGAAGTATGCAAAAAAATTCAAGGTGACGACGAATAGCAAGCATAAGCTTCCGGTAGCAGAAAATCTTCTGAACAGGGAGTTTGCTGTCACAGAGGCAAACAGGGTCTATACGACTGATATCACTTATCTATGGACTCGCGAAGGCTGGCTGTATCTGGCAGTGGTTATGGATCTCTATTCCCGGAAGATAGTAGGCTGGTCAATGGACAAGCGTATGACCACAGAGCTGCCGCTGGAAGCCTTGAGAATGGCGTGGTGGAGTCGTAAGCCTGGTTCGGGAGTGCTTCACCACTCAGATCAGGGAAGCCAGTACGCCTCGCTGGACTATCAGGCTCAGCTCAGGGAATACGGCATGATATGCAGTATGAGTCGTAAGGGAAATTGCTGGGATAATGCGGTAACGGAGCGATTTTTTGGCAGTATGAAACGAGAAAGGACTGACCATTATATTTTCGAAACAAGGGCAGATGTTGAGGCGACAGTTGTTGATTATATTTTGTTCTACAACAACCGCAGACTTCACTCTTATCTTGGTTACATGAGCCCTGTGGACTTTGAACAACAAGAACTCAGGAAAGCGGCTTAATCAGGTGTCCATTTTTACTTGACCACTACAGCTGGCGATGGCTAATTATATCCACCAAGGATAGTTCAGCAGTTCGGAATTCGAAAAGAGCCTTAATGAAAATACCTTCTGGTTACCCAGCGAAAGTGGTCATCTAAACGACAGTGTTCAACACTGAAAGATATTTTCTCTGATCATCGCCCATACCTGCGAAGCGTTTGCTTCATGCTTCCTGGCATTACAAATCGCATTTTACAATCCACCCAGTGCACAACTCGTAACCAACAAGAAGGGGTAGGCAAATTTTTTCCTGCGGCAATCCTCTAATCGTTCTGAAATTTATAGAACGCTTAATCCGTCGACATGGCCAGATATGCTATCCGGGTACCCGTACGTCACCCCGTATCATACACACCCATGCCGCGCTACAATCAAACCTATAATATTGGCTCAGGATACCAACAGGATGCCCCCTGATCAGCCAGATACGCTGCCCCTGGAGAATATTGACTTTCGCGCCTTGTTTAGCCTGGTCGGCGAGGCAAACGCTGAGCTTGCCCGGTACGATGGTTTGCTACAAGGGATACCAAACCCTGCGGTGATGCTCTCGCCACTGACCACTCAAGAGGCCGTACTCTCTTCCAAGATTGAGGGTACTCAGGCCACCATTGATGAGGTACTGGAGCAGGAGGCAGGGCTGGAGAAAGAAGGCGAGAAATTCAAGGATATCCAGGAAATTTCAAACTACCGCTCTGCCCTGTTTCAGGCCAGTGAACACCTGAAAGCTTATCCCATCCGTTTAAGCCTGATTCGTGAGTTGCACAGCATACTGCTCAACAGCGTTCGGGGTCAGAATAAATCTCCCGGTGAATTTCGCAACGATCAGAACTGGATTGGCC is a window encoding:
- a CDS encoding transposase, with amino-acid sequence MKPLQYQAKSWKGLDTRVIYKAEVNQMGDNPRFVVTSIKNASARCIYEQFYCPRGQDENYIKHLKNDLSCDRTSDMSFRANALRMYYACAAYVLHYEMRTTVLKDTEMQRAQPSTVIAKLFKIAVKVVEYKDRVKLHLPSSNPMKVLLQRVTEAFAAIPVLRPG
- a CDS encoding IS3 family transposase (programmed frameshift), with the translated sequence MVVEQKQAVTEVARSLGINDGNLRRWIREQDEKKEMSFPGKGQQALTPDQQRIKELEAENRQLKMEQEILKKATAFFGERPVVRFAFIQQEKEAYPVQVLCKVMQVGRSGFYRWQNQQEHQKDSLAKQFRLDSDAQQIFIDSDRSYGSRRMAKALQGKGYNIGRYQAATLMKRLGLVVKYAKKFKVTTNSKHKLPVAENLLNREFAVTEANRVYTTDITYLWTREGWLYLAVVMDLYSRKIVGWSMDKRMTTELPLEALRMAWWSRKPGSGVLHHSDQGSQYASLDYQAQLREYGMICSMSRKGNCWDNAVTERFFGSMKRERTDHYIFETRADVEATVVDYILFYNNRRLHSYLGYMSPVDFEQQELRKAA